A window of the Vicugna pacos chromosome 32, VicPac4, whole genome shotgun sequence genome harbors these coding sequences:
- the INPP5J gene encoding phosphatidylinositol 4,5-bisphosphate 5-phosphatase A, with protein sequence MEGQGGNGSRRPGTRAGLGLLPMPHGFSQTGTPSKLPAKENAAPVPLEPRLALTPVGPRAAMPSSSEGPRLALVSPRPILAPVSTPGRQKTSPAHRNASLAPTSVGQLVMSASSGPKPPPATSGSVLAPTSLGQLVMSASARPRPPPLTQGPRLATMSRDQKQVPPASVGLKPALAASGLSLALTSEKQPPQPPKQPPQPLSSSAPVPSPVLLPSQEQALAPASVTSAPASVGWTPAKQRDTPTSRPLPSSEGHLQPQAQASGPMSSPSLIQTPPDPRISPSFRARPEASRSSPEDPVLPRPPQTLPLDVGQGSSEPGTRSPGLLSPTFRPGASLAQTVPPPLPKPPRSPSRSPSRSPNLSPCVPPAPEMALPRPGTAGPGGHLSPSLQPQETPAPVTTSSPTSTSSPSSWSAQPTCKSDPGFWITVVTWNVGTAMPPDDVTSLLHLGSSGDGSDRADMIAIGLQEVNSMINKRLKDALFMDQWSELFMDALGPFNFVLVSTVRMQGVILLLFAKYYHLPFLRNVQTDCTRTGLGGYWGNKGGVSVRLAAFGHMLCFLNCHLPAHMDKAEQRKDNFQTILSLQQFQGPGAQGILDHDLVFWFGDLNFRIESYDLHFVKFAIDSEQLHQLWEKDQLNMAKNTWPILKGFQEGPLNFAPTFKFDVGTNKYDTSAKKRKPAWTDRILWKVKAPGGGPSPSGRESHRLQVTQHSYRSHMEYTVSDHKPVTAQFVLHFAFRDDMPLVRLEVADEWVRPEQAVARYRIETVFARSSWDWIGLYRVGFRHCKDYVAYVWTKHEDVDGNTYQVTFSEESLPKGHGDFILGYYSHTHSILIGVTEPFQISLPTSEPASSSTDSSGASSEDEDDSTLELLAPKSRSPSPGKSKRHRSRSPGLARFPGLALRPSSRERRGTSRSPSPQSHRLPRVAPDRGSDGGSRGSSEEGPPGLPGPWAFPPSVPRNLGLLPALRLETVDPGGGGSWGPNRKAPTPDSLSPSP encoded by the exons ATGGAGGGCCAGGGCGGCAATGGCAGCAGGAGGCCAGGGACCCGGGCtggcctgggccttctgcccATGCCCCATGGGTTTTCCCAAACTGGTACACCCTCCAAG CTCCCAGCGAAGGAGAATGCAGCCCCAGTACCCTTGGAACCAAGGTTGGCTCTGACACCTGTGGGGCCACGAGCAGCTATGCCATCTTCCTCAGAGGGGCCAAGGCTGGCTCTGGTCTCCCCTCGACCCATCTTGGCTCCAGTGTCTACCCCTGGAAGGCAGAAAACTTCTCCTGCCCACCGTAATGCCAGCCTGGCTCCAACATCTGTGGGCCAGTTGGTAATGTCTGCCTCATCTGGGCCGAAGCCTCCTCCAGCAACGTCAGGCTCCGTCCTGGCTCCAACATCCCTGGGCCAGCTGGTGATGTCCGCTTCGGCcaggcccaggcctcctccacttACCCAGGGGCCCAGGCTGGCAACAATGTCCAGGGACCAGAAGCAGGTGCCACCTGCCTCCGTGGGACTCAAGCCAGCATTGGCTGCTTCAGGCCTAAGCCTAGCCCTGACGTCTGAGAAGcagcccccacagccccccaAGCAGCCCCCACAGCCCCTATCCAGCTCTGCTCCAGTGCCCAGTCCAGTTCTGTTGCCCTCTCAGGAACAGGCCCTGGCTCCAGCATCCGTGACATCAGCCCCGGCCTCTGTGGGATGGACGCCAGCTAAACAGAGGGATACTCCGACCTCTAGACCTCTCCCCTCTTCTGAAGGGCATCTCCAGCCCCAGGCTCAGGCATCCGGTCCTATGAGCTCCCCATCCTTGATCCAAACCCCTCCAGACCCTCGGATCTCCCCCTCCTTCAGAGCCAGGCCTGAGGCCTCCCGCAGCAGCCCTGAGGATCCAGTCCTGCCTCGGCCACCCCAGACTCTGCCCCTGGATGTGGGCCAGGGTTCCTCAGAGCCTGGCACTCGCTCCCCAGGACTTCTGTCCCCCACCTTCAGGCCAGGGGCCTCCTTAGCCCAGACTGtgcccccacctctgcccaagCCACCCCGGTCTCCCAGCCGCTCCCCCAGCCGCTCCCCCAACCTCTCCCCTTgtgtccccccagcccctgagatGGCCCTCCCCAGGCCTGGCACTGCAGGGCCTGGTGGGCACCTGAGCCCCAGCCTTCAGCCCCAAGAGACCCCAGCCCCAGTCACTACCTCCTCTCCTACATCGACCTCGTCACCCTCCTCTTGGTCAGCTCAGCCCACCTGCAAGAGCGACCCTGGCTTCTG GATCACTGTGGTCACGTGGAATGTGGGCACGGCCATGCCCCCGGACGATGTCACGTCCCTCCTCCACCTGGGCAGCAGCGGTGATGGCAGTGACAGGGCAGACATGATCGCCAtagg GTTGCAGGAAGTGAACTCCATGATCAACAAGCGGCTCAAGGACGCGCTCTTCATGGACCAGTGGAGCGAGCTCTTCATGGACGCACTGGGACCCTTCAACTTCGTGCTG GTGAGTACTGTGCGCATGCAGGGTGTCATCCTGCTGCTGTTCGCCAAGTACTACCACCTGCCCTTCCTGAGGAACGTGCAGACCGATTGCACACGCACTGGCCTGGGTGGCTATTGG GGCAACAAGGGTGGAGTGAGTGTGCGCCTGGCGGCCTTTGGGCACATGCTGTGCTTCCTGAACTGCCACCTGCCGGCCCACATGGATAAAGCCGAGCAGCGCAAGGACAACTTCCAGACCATCCTCAGCCTTCAGCAGTTCCAGGGGCCTGGAGCTCAAGGCATCCTGGATCACGA CCTTGTCTTCTGGTTTGGGGACCTGAACTTCCGCATTGAGAGCTATGATCTGCACTTTGTCAAGTTTGCCATCGACAGCGAGCAGCTCCACCAGCTCTGGGAGAAAGACCAG CTCAACATGGCTAAGAACACTTGGCCCATCCTGAAAGGCTTCCAGGAGGGGCCCCTCAACTTTGCACCCACCTTCAAGTTTGACGTGGGTACTAACAAATATGATACCAG TGCCAAGAAACGGAAGCCTGCCTGGACAGACCGTATCCTGTGGAAGGTCAAGGCTCCAGGTGGAGGTCCCAGTCCCTCAGGACGGGAGAGCCACCGGCTCCAGGTGACCCAGCACAGCTACCGCAGCCATATGGAATACACAGTCAGCGACCACAAGCCGGTGACTGCCCAGTTCGTCCTACAC TTTGCCTTCAGGGATGACATGCCGCTGGTGCGGCTGGAGGTGGCAGACGAGTGGGTGCGGCCGGAGCAGGCTGTGGCGAGGTACCGCATAGAAACGGTTTTCGCTCGCAGCTCCTGGGACTGGATCGGCTTGTACCGG GTGGGTTTCCGCCACTGCAAGGACTACGTGGCTTATGTGTGGACCAAACATGAGGACGTGGATGGGAACACCTACCAG GTGACATTCAGTGAAGAGTCGCTGCCCAAGGGCCACGGTGACTTCATCCTGGGCTATTATAGCCACACCCACAGCATCCTCATTGGCGTCACTGAGCCCTTCCAG ATCTCGCTGCCTACTTCGGAGCCGGCCAGCAGCAGCACAGACAGCTCAGGTGCCAGTTCGGAGGATGAGGATGACAGCACCCTGGAGCTACTTGCCCCCAAGTCCCGCAGCCCTAGCCCTGGCAAGTCCAAGCGGCACCGTAGCCGCAGCCCTGGCCTGGCTCGCTTCCCTGGACTCGCCCTGCGGCCCTCATCCCGCGAGCGCAGAGGCACCAGCCGAAGCCCCTCGCCCCAGAGCCACCGCCTGCCCAGGGTGGCTCCAGACAGGGGCAGTGATGGTGGTAGCCGGGGCAGCAGTGAGGAGGGGCCCCCTGGGCTGCCTGGCCCCTGGGCCTTCCCGCCA
- the SELENOM gene encoding selenoprotein M: MHLPLPPPPLLLLLAALAAAATTFRPDWNRLQGLARARVETCGGUQLNRLKEVKAFVTQDIPLYHNLVMKHLPGADPELVLLGHRFEELERIPLSDMTREEINALVQELGFYRKAAPDEPVPPEYLRAPARPAEGAPDRGDL; encoded by the exons ATGCACCTACCGCTGCCTCCGCCGCCTTTGCTGCTGCTTCTCGCGGCACTCGCGGCCGCCGCCACCACTTTCCGGCCCGACTGGAACCGTCTACAAGGCCTGGCCCGAGCCCGGGTAGAG ACCTGTGGGGGATGACAGCTGAATCGTTTGAAGGAG GTGAAGGCCTTCGTCACCCAGGACATCCCACTCTA CCACAACCTGGTAATGAAACACCTCCCGGGGGCAGACCCAGAGCTCGTGCTGCTGGGCCACCGCTTCGAGGAACTGGAG CGAATTCCACTCAGCGACATGACCCGCGAGGAGATCAACGCGCTGGTGCAGGAGCTCGGCTTCTACCGCAAGGCGGCGCCCGACGAGCCTGTGCCCCCGGAATACCTGCGGGCGCCCGCTAGGCCCGCGGAAGGCGCTCCTGACCGCGGTGACCTGTAG